The Prosthecobacter dejongeii genome contains a region encoding:
- a CDS encoding Minf_1886 family protein produces MSDLPFHYAIHQAVEKDPRYHPHAYEFVRDALHVAVKHFREGQEDQHVTGQEVLEGVRQHALAEYGPMAFTILSEWGLNQGEDVGNIVYNLIETSYFGKNEGDSLEDFSGGYDFETALTEPFKPKLKRQQA; encoded by the coding sequence ATGTCTGACCTCCCCTTCCATTATGCCATTCATCAGGCAGTAGAGAAAGATCCTCGTTATCATCCTCATGCTTATGAGTTTGTGCGAGATGCTCTACATGTCGCGGTGAAGCATTTCCGTGAGGGGCAAGAAGACCAGCATGTCACCGGACAGGAAGTGCTCGAGGGGGTGAGACAGCACGCCTTGGCTGAGTATGGTCCGATGGCTTTCACCATCTTGAGTGAGTGGGGGCTGAACCAAGGGGAAGATGTGGGAAACATCGTTTATAACCTCATCGAAACGAGCTACTTCGGTAAAAATGAGGGGGATAGCCTGGAGGATTTTTCCGGGGGTTATGATTTTGAGACGGCGCTGACGGAGCCTTTCAAACCTAAGTTAAAGCGCCAACAGGCGTAA
- a CDS encoding tetratricopeptide repeat protein, translated as MIVTASELQPKHQNLWKRGQLSVEQKNWDYAISLLLPIVKEVPYFLEGRKWLRLAEGEAAGSGRKFSFGGGMFKGGGKKDPWESIADLEENVFQKDPYSVSGNQQLYDLALKVEFADLASFALETICKGQPTNTKVMHTLAEHYMAHGKPKEASKVYADILKLDPKDLHAGKGEKDASARASIEGQGWNSTDANSAKKDNKEANLLEMLNKQGRTQEQTESLLAHFTELYNQDQTNINYVKSMAQLFEELDQTSTALDFYQYALTLNPGDVALQRRTEIIRDKAEDLYIQQMQAHIEAYPDAPDVEEKRAQLAQVRQQRASVMINDAKARVERNPTDKALRYDLGQAFFNSGMFTEAIPELQQAKSNPNIRIKAMLLLGRCFEKKNMNDLAQSAFLDASKELAIMDNTKKEVLYELALVSEKMGKKDQYLEALKEIYNADYGYRDVASRVESSYA; from the coding sequence ATGATCGTTACCGCGAGCGAACTGCAACCCAAGCATCAGAATCTCTGGAAAAGAGGCCAGTTGTCCGTTGAGCAAAAGAACTGGGACTACGCCATCAGCCTCCTGTTACCGATCGTCAAAGAAGTCCCTTACTTCCTCGAAGGCCGCAAATGGTTGCGTCTGGCTGAGGGGGAAGCCGCTGGTAGCGGACGGAAGTTCAGCTTTGGCGGTGGTATGTTTAAGGGCGGCGGGAAAAAAGATCCCTGGGAATCCATTGCGGACCTGGAGGAAAATGTTTTCCAGAAAGACCCCTACAGCGTCAGTGGTAATCAGCAGCTTTATGATCTGGCGCTGAAGGTGGAGTTTGCCGATCTGGCCTCCTTTGCGCTGGAGACCATCTGCAAAGGCCAGCCCACGAACACGAAAGTAATGCACACGCTGGCAGAGCATTACATGGCGCACGGCAAGCCGAAAGAGGCGAGCAAGGTGTATGCGGATATTTTGAAGCTGGACCCGAAGGACCTCCACGCGGGCAAAGGTGAGAAGGATGCCTCAGCGCGTGCCTCCATCGAAGGCCAAGGTTGGAATAGCACTGATGCAAACAGCGCCAAGAAGGACAATAAGGAAGCGAACCTGCTGGAAATGCTGAACAAGCAGGGGCGTACGCAGGAGCAGACAGAGTCCCTTCTGGCTCACTTCACGGAGCTGTACAACCAGGACCAAACTAACATCAACTACGTGAAGAGCATGGCGCAGCTCTTTGAAGAGCTGGACCAGACGAGCACGGCACTGGACTTCTACCAATACGCCCTGACGCTGAATCCTGGAGACGTAGCGCTACAGCGCCGTACGGAAATCATCCGCGACAAGGCCGAAGATCTCTACATTCAGCAGATGCAGGCCCACATTGAGGCCTACCCAGATGCACCGGACGTGGAAGAAAAGCGTGCACAGCTTGCCCAGGTGCGGCAACAGCGTGCCTCGGTGATGATCAATGACGCGAAGGCACGGGTGGAGCGTAACCCGACGGATAAGGCTCTACGCTATGATCTCGGCCAGGCGTTCTTCAACTCTGGCATGTTCACGGAGGCCATTCCTGAACTGCAGCAGGCGAAGAGTAACCCGAACATCCGTATCAAAGCGATGCTCCTTCTGGGCCGCTGCTTTGAGAAAAAGAACATGAACGACCTGGCGCAGAGCGCGTTTCTGGATGCCTCGAAGGAGCTGGCCATCATGGACAATACGAAGAAGGAAGTGCTCTACGAACTGGCCCTGGTCAGTGAGAAGATGGGCAAGAAAGATCAATACCTGGAAGCGCTGAAAGAGA
- the ppnP gene encoding pyrimidine/purine nucleoside phosphorylase produces the protein MSAIPAEFSNVTAVTKANVYFDGKVVSHSLLFADGSKKTLGLIYPGTYHFGTDKAERMEIVAGTCEVKLDGSAEKAGYTGGEFFDVPAKSGFDIIVSEGICEYICSFLD, from the coding sequence ATGTCCGCGATCCCTGCTGAATTCTCCAATGTCACTGCTGTTACCAAAGCCAATGTCTATTTTGACGGTAAGGTCGTCAGTCACAGCCTCTTGTTTGCCGATGGCAGCAAGAAGACTCTGGGCCTGATTTACCCTGGTACTTACCATTTCGGCACTGATAAGGCTGAGCGAATGGAAATTGTGGCAGGAACCTGCGAGGTGAAGTTGGACGGAAGCGCTGAAAAGGCGGGTTACACGGGTGGCGAGTTTTTTGATGTGCCTGCAAAGTCGGGTTTCGATATCATCGTCAGCGAGGGCATCTGTGAATACATTTGTTCTTTCTTAGACTGA